The following proteins are encoded in a genomic region of Diadema setosum chromosome 18, eeDiaSeto1, whole genome shotgun sequence:
- the LOC140241646 gene encoding uncharacterized protein, with protein sequence MIISRINMEARCEICLLLLLFSCIYAVQLYSMHIDSRSTVVSLGTKVELQCYSRGRKFPTGGRVEWRRETSLMIGAQTIGRWSQGSGSELLDGADATRYTLGSAGEVSRNGFFVQTLTIREIQKADRGRYWCVLIETSGTETPSSNFELTVKYPPAEHFPHCTALPDSTGDEVSLTCMSERTTPPLTLRWYSNDLLVAADTPVKDKMQTVYRAQRKDLASSFECRLTYNDDVEPEVSRSCYFSRPYIAILRLAEANSRESKYHAFVYSNPPFISDISCDLTASHATSRRFELEFPGYGVMTVGPVAPADNGTVLTCRAENALGVAEAKMTVYSHSDGSFDETTLPSVVNDMYHENAITAFIVPKNPIVYIGDSVSFGCSYRSALHNFFTMYTVHIRWTFNGKDVHGSKFEVQDDVLTVRNILQEDDGSSVVCIASFGEDIDISGRSEPTIIRVGVHSGSGSDPHLTESKEGQPRDRVNGTTQIALIIMVSVAVAVLLILLVLLLLQRKKKHHEPQISLRVDSSTLTKDRLFLGGKNRAVIQNQRELPAKPTEAEGAISATLTPVPNPTGTLGKPNASSASIVKDSRYQPMVKDTGVMRSRQGGCASSAQSEHLPLLCRSLLPPASSMIPIPTGGFLPANMVTSTDPRRVQESMSETRPYKIDENYEDPDVMRESRKLERYTSNDYLQPI encoded by the coding sequence ATGATTATTAGCAGAATCAATATGGAAGCCAGGTGTGAAATTTGTCTGCTGCTTCTTCTCTTTTCCTGCATCTATGCTGTGCAGCTCTATAGCATGCACATCGATTCCCGAAGTACGGTAGTCAGTCTGGGAACCAAAGTAGAGTTGCAATGTTACAGCAGAGGACGAAAATTCCCGACCGGAGGCAGAGTGGAATGGCGGCGGGAGACATCCTTGATGATTGGTGCACAGACTATCGGACGATGGTCACAGGGCTCAGGGAGTGAGCTCCTGGACGGTGCAGACGCTACTCGATATACCTTAGGATCGGCGGGAGAGGTCTCCAGAAATGGTTTCTTTGTTCAAACTCTCACCATTCGAGAGATTCAGAAGGCTGATAGAGGCAGGTACTGGTGCGTCCTCATTGAGACGTCCGGCACTGAGACGCCGTCGTCAAATTTTGAGCTGACAGTCAAGTATCCACCTGCGGAGCACTTTCCACATTGCACGGCACTCCCAGATTCAACTGGAGATGAGGTAAGCCTTACCTGTATGTCAGAGAGAACCACACCGCCTTTAACCTTGCGATGGTATTCAAATGACTTATTAGTTGCAGCGGATACACCAGTTAAAGATAAGATGCAAACGGTTTATCGCGCTCAGAGGAAAGACTTGGCAAGCTCGTTTGAATGTCGGCTGACGTACAACGATGATGTGGAACCAGAAGTTAGTCGGTCATGTTACTTCAGCCGACCTTACATCGCAATTCTTAGGTTGGCCGAGGCAAACTCGAGAGAAAGCAAGTACCACGCATTCGTGTACTCGAATCCTCCTTTCATTTCAGACATATCCTGCGACCTGACAGCCTCCCATGCAACCAGCCGACGTTTTGAACTCGAGTTTCCCGGTTACGGCGTCATGACCGTCGGTCCTGTAGCTCCTGCAGACAACGGTACTGTCCTCACCTGTCGAGCAGAAAACGCGTTGGGCGTTGCGGAAGCGAAAATGACTGTGTACAGTCACAGCGACGGTTCATTCGACGAAACCACTCTGCCGTCAGTCGTGAACGACATGTATCACGAGAACGCCATTACTGCATTTATCGTGCCCAAGAACCCTATTGTGTACATCGGCGACAGTGTCTCTTTTGGATGCAGCTATAGGTCAGCTCTGCACAatttttttacaatgtacacaGTTCATATTAGATGGACTTTTAACGGTAAGGACGTGCATGGCTCAAAATTCGAAGTACAGGATGATGTTCTCACTGTTCGAAATATCTTACAAGAAGATGACGGATCGTCTGTGGTGTGCATCGCTTCCTTCGGAGAGGACATCGATATCTCTGGTAGAAGTGAACCGACGATTATTCGCGTCGGGGTCCATTCGGGGAGTGGGTCCGATCCACATCTGACTGAAAGCAAGGAAGGGCAACCAAGGGACAGAGTCAATGGAACGACACAAATTGCCCTCATCATCATGGTTTCTGTCGCCGTTGCAGTGCTTCTGATCTTACTCGTCCTGCTGCTTCTACAGAGGAAGAAAAAGCATCATGAACCCCAGATCTCTTTACGCGTTGATTCGAGCACCTTGACGAAGGATCGACTTTTTCTAGGCGGGAAGAATCGTGCAGTAATTCAGAATCAACGGGAGCTTCCTGCTAAACCGACTGAAGCAGAAGGAGCAATCTCTGCGACACTTACACCAGTACCAAACCCGACAGGAACACTTGGCAAGCCCAACGCAAGCTCCGCCTCGATTGTCAAGGATTCTCGATACCAGCCGATGGTCAAGGACACGGGCGTGATGCGATCTCGCCAAGGTGGCTGCGCTAGCAGTGCCCAATCGGAACATCTCCCTCTCCTCTGCCGTTCACTTCTCCCTCCTGCATCTAGCATGATACCCATCCCAACCGGTGGATTTCTCCCTGCCAACATGGTGACATCCACTGATCCCCGCCGTGTCCAGGAATCGATGAGTGAGACACGACCTTATAAAATCGACGAGAATTACGAGGATCCTGACGTCATGCGAGAAAGTCGAAAACTGGAAAGGTATACGAGCAACGACTACCTACAGCCCATTTAG